In one Leptospiraceae bacterium genomic region, the following are encoded:
- a CDS encoding HIT domain-containing protein — translation MNCKICDIHHSKTIPMVIGETFHFVVRHSELSKNAPGYLYIEPKRHVEAYNDLIHGEFMQLGECMKLATEWIYKHFKPVKLYTITISEAVPHLHFHLVPRFEESPKGIEFLQQAISGHLPSTPKVQAELERVAALFVDN, via the coding sequence ATGAACTGTAAAATATGTGATATTCATCATTCAAAGACGATTCCGATGGTAATCGGTGAGACATTTCACTTTGTTGTTAGACATTCTGAGCTTTCTAAGAATGCTCCCGGGTATTTATACATTGAGCCTAAGCGTCATGTAGAGGCTTACAATGATTTGATTCACGGAGAGTTTATGCAACTAGGCGAATGCATGAAGCTTGCTACCGAATGGATTTACAAACATTTTAAACCGGTGAAGCTTTATACGATTACTATTTCCGAAGCAGTGCCGCATTTGCATTTTCATCTTGTTCCGCGCTTTGAAGAATCACCGAAGGGAATTGAATTTTTGCAACAGGCAATTTCAGGTCATTTGCCGTCAACGCCTAAAGTGCAAGCGGAGTTGGAAAGAGTCGCTGCGTTGTTTGTGGATAATTAG
- a CDS encoding DMT family transporter, translated as MVIWGVSWASAKMITNYTNLEVILFWRLLVTFVSLIPVLWITKDSFRIPKKGIPYAIGGAFVMLIYNALFFIGLRTGLSGAGGVFVTTLNPIINFFLVALLYKYKLHLWEYIGLALGLAGGLVILKVWGMSLSMLLSGGNVYFILASFTWAVLSIVTAKSKSYVSPITYSLYLYGIGTVVSFCLALPYDWLAPLSFDSNFWINIFYLGSISTSFGTTVYFIASSRLGSAKASSFIFLVPASAMLSSWGLLGETPQWTTIIGGLLAISAVYLLNRKKD; from the coding sequence ATGGTCATTTGGGGTGTGAGTTGGGCGTCTGCCAAGATGATTACGAATTACACAAACTTAGAAGTAATTTTATTTTGGAGACTTCTTGTTACATTTGTATCTCTAATTCCTGTCCTCTGGATTACGAAAGATAGCTTTCGAATTCCAAAGAAAGGAATTCCATATGCGATTGGTGGAGCGTTTGTGATGCTAATCTACAACGCGCTTTTTTTTATTGGCTTACGAACTGGACTTTCAGGAGCAGGCGGAGTTTTCGTGACTACATTAAATCCAATTATCAATTTCTTTTTGGTTGCTCTGTTATACAAATATAAATTGCATTTGTGGGAATACATCGGTTTGGCGCTCGGACTTGCGGGTGGACTTGTAATTCTAAAAGTTTGGGGAATGTCACTTTCTATGTTGCTCTCCGGTGGTAACGTTTACTTTATATTAGCCTCATTTACTTGGGCTGTATTGTCTATTGTCACCGCAAAGTCAAAGAGTTATGTTTCTCCGATTACTTATAGCTTATATCTCTATGGAATTGGGACAGTGGTTTCTTTTTGTTTGGCGCTTCCCTATGATTGGTTGGCTCCGCTTTCATTTGATTCCAATTTTTGGATTAATATATTCTATTTAGGCTCCATTTCTACTTCGTTTGGAACAACGGTTTATTTTATTGCTTCCTCAAGACTTGGTTCGGCGAAAGCTAGCTCATTTATATTTCTAGTTCCCGCAAGTGCTATGCTTAGTAGTTGGGGCTTACTCGGAGAAACCCCTCAGTGGACAACCATTATCGGCGGATTACTAGCCATATCCGCTGTGTATTTATTAAATAGAAAAAAGGATTAA
- a CDS encoding HIT domain-containing protein: MENEEIEEIKPIRKNLFSIHKLAYARGDRPQVECILCGVTEKNPDVPNLTIHESTHCIVSINLFPYNPGHIIIFPKRHTIVITDLSDEEVLDMHKMRVKAIQTISKAWRAQGFNVGYNLGKNSGGSIPHIHEHIVPRFINEVGFLDVLDNTRIVIYDPYQMLEEIRRLWNSD; this comes from the coding sequence ATGGAAAACGAAGAAATAGAAGAGATAAAACCAATCCGAAAGAATTTATTTTCTATTCACAAACTCGCCTATGCGCGCGGGGACAGACCACAGGTAGAATGCATTCTCTGTGGGGTAACCGAAAAAAATCCAGATGTCCCCAACCTCACGATTCACGAATCAACTCACTGCATTGTTTCTATAAATTTATTTCCCTACAATCCGGGGCATATCATCATTTTCCCCAAACGTCATACAATCGTCATCACAGACCTAAGCGACGAAGAAGTTTTAGACATGCACAAAATGCGAGTAAAAGCAATCCAAACTATTTCCAAAGCCTGGCGTGCTCAAGGATTTAACGTAGGATACAACCTTGGAAAAAACAGCGGCGGCTCGATTCCGCATATCCACGAACACATCGTCCCACGCTTCATCAACGAAGTCGGATTTTTAGATGTATTAGACAATACACGCATAGTAATTTACGATCCCTACCAAATGCTCGAAGAAATTCGTAGACTCTGGAACAGCGATTAA
- a CDS encoding MFS transporter, whose protein sequence is MHQEIIKKQTMWRVRILTATWFSYAGFYFCRKNFAIAKSSIQESLAITSSDLAHIYTAYLIAYMLGQFTMSILGPKVATRILLLTGMGISIACNIIFGFSYLLGPAGYWPFLLFMIINGFAQAAGWPGNVGVLSNWLPQGERGRIMAVWATSYQLGSILAKVFAAFLLGYLGVIWSFWGASAVLFGVWILFYFLERDNPEDVGLDPIIEEVEVPVETSTHHESFLKGWNNNVLLSVFFMGCVYFVFKFLRYSLDSWAPMAIEKLFHQTKEHSGYISTLFDWIGFTGVVVAGWVSDKYFHGKRHQTIFIMTCGMFVAFCLIAFIGVKSVWAFAACLAFCGFMLMGPDSLLAGVGAIDVGGRKMAIVAAGIINGLGSIGPIFQEEVIGWILDRYEFHFSFYMMIGICALGILGSGYLSYRSRHGSSNL, encoded by the coding sequence ATGCATCAAGAGATAATCAAAAAGCAGACAATGTGGCGAGTTCGAATTCTAACAGCAACTTGGTTTTCCTATGCGGGATTTTATTTTTGTAGAAAGAATTTTGCAATCGCAAAGTCTTCTATTCAAGAATCTCTCGCCATCACAAGCTCAGACCTCGCCCATATTTATACAGCTTATCTAATTGCTTACATGCTCGGGCAGTTTACAATGAGTATCCTCGGACCGAAAGTGGCAACTAGAATATTGCTATTAACCGGTATGGGAATTTCGATTGCCTGTAATATTATTTTCGGATTTTCTTATTTGCTCGGACCTGCGGGTTATTGGCCTTTTCTTCTATTTATGATTATAAACGGTTTTGCCCAAGCAGCGGGATGGCCTGGAAATGTAGGAGTATTGAGCAACTGGCTTCCACAAGGAGAGCGCGGGCGGATAATGGCTGTTTGGGCTACGTCGTATCAACTCGGAAGTATTCTTGCAAAAGTATTTGCAGCTTTTTTACTCGGTTATCTAGGAGTCATCTGGTCTTTTTGGGGAGCCTCCGCGGTTTTATTTGGAGTGTGGATTTTATTTTATTTCTTAGAAAGAGACAACCCCGAAGATGTTGGGCTTGATCCTATCATCGAAGAAGTAGAAGTTCCAGTTGAGACAAGCACACACCACGAATCCTTTTTAAAAGGGTGGAATAATAATGTTCTCCTCTCTGTTTTTTTCATGGGCTGTGTGTATTTCGTATTCAAATTTTTACGTTATTCGCTAGATAGTTGGGCACCTATGGCAATCGAAAAATTATTTCACCAAACAAAAGAACATTCTGGTTATATTTCAACTCTATTTGATTGGATTGGATTTACAGGAGTCGTCGTTGCTGGTTGGGTGTCTGACAAATACTTTCACGGCAAACGACACCAAACCATTTTCATCATGACCTGTGGAATGTTTGTCGCCTTCTGCCTAATTGCATTCATCGGAGTCAAGAGCGTATGGGCGTTTGCCGCTTGCCTCGCCTTCTGTGGATTCATGCTAATGGGTCCGGACTCTCTTCTTGCGGGTGTGGGAGCAATCGATGTAGGTGGACGAAAAATGGCAATCGTCGCAGCAGGAATTATCAATGGACTAGGCTCTATAGGACCAATCTTCCAAGAAGAAGTAATCGGTTGGATTCTAGATAGATACGAATTTCATTTTTCCTTTTACATGATGATAGGAATTTGTGCGCTAGGAATTCTAGGCAGCGGCTACTTAAGTTATCGATCCAGACACGGAAGTTCTAACTTATAA
- a CDS encoding RNA pseudouridine synthase: MTKQAKGNTKFLPKGLEILHEDRDILVVNKPSGLLTIATESEKAKTAYASLTDYVKKGNFKSKNRIFIVHRLDRDTSGILVFAKTESAKLNLQDNWDTTSKKYVAVTHGRWEKLEGTISSYLTENKALLVYSTKDQSIGKLSHTQYKVLKDTTNYSLVEINLLTGRKNQIRVHFADEHHPIVGDLKYGDDKKKYLRLALHSLSIRFKHPFSGNEIFFETTIPTFLSDLVGGYGG, from the coding sequence ATGACAAAACAGGCGAAAGGCAATACTAAGTTTCTACCCAAAGGATTGGAAATTCTTCACGAAGATAGAGATATACTCGTGGTCAACAAACCGAGCGGATTACTCACAATAGCCACAGAATCAGAGAAAGCAAAGACCGCCTACGCATCCCTCACCGACTATGTAAAAAAAGGAAATTTCAAATCCAAGAATCGTATTTTTATTGTTCACAGACTAGATCGTGATACCTCCGGCATACTCGTATTTGCCAAAACAGAGTCAGCAAAATTAAATTTACAGGACAATTGGGATACAACGAGTAAAAAATACGTTGCCGTTACCCACGGACGCTGGGAAAAATTGGAAGGAACAATCAGTTCCTACTTAACTGAAAACAAAGCACTACTGGTCTATTCCACAAAAGACCAGTCAATCGGAAAACTATCGCATACTCAGTATAAAGTATTAAAGGATACTACCAATTATTCGCTAGTCGAAATCAATCTATTAACCGGAAGAAAAAACCAAATCCGCGTTCATTTTGCAGACGAGCATCACCCCATCGTAGGCGATCTAAAATACGGCGATGACAAAAAGAAATACCTGCGACTTGCTCTTCATTCTCTTTCTATTCGCTTCAAACATCCATTCAGCGGAAATGAAATCTTCTTTGAAACTACAATCCCAACTTTCCTTTCTGATCTTGTCGGAGGATATGGGGGTTAA
- a CDS encoding MoxR family ATPase, translating to MKQKSVSLKEGYVVSRELEEALLVAEVTGRPLLIKGEPGTGKTLLAEHISKTRNLPIFKWHVKSTSLAKDGLYFYDAVSRLNDSRFNEGKDRDKVHNIENYIRMGPLGLAFESSVPSIVLIDEIDKADIEFPNDLLLELDQMEFVVIETNRVVKAKQRPLTIITSNNERELPDAFLRRCIFHYIEFPSKELMEQIIRVHLPDIDSTLIQTAMKTFYKIRRMEDMKKKPSTSELLDWIQILLYQGANLNPMDKIPFLGALVKNEEDLLQYAGQLHVPPKE from the coding sequence ATGAAACAAAAATCTGTTAGTTTAAAAGAAGGCTATGTAGTCTCGAGAGAATTAGAAGAAGCACTTCTAGTAGCAGAGGTTACAGGTAGACCACTTCTTATCAAAGGCGAACCCGGAACCGGCAAAACGCTGTTAGCCGAGCATATTTCTAAGACGCGCAATCTTCCCATTTTTAAATGGCATGTTAAGTCTACGAGTCTTGCAAAGGATGGACTTTATTTTTATGATGCAGTGTCTCGCTTAAATGACTCCCGTTTTAACGAAGGAAAAGATAGAGACAAAGTTCACAATATTGAAAATTACATTCGCATGGGACCACTCGGACTTGCCTTTGAGTCAAGTGTTCCGTCTATCGTTCTAATCGATGAGATTGATAAAGCAGATATAGAATTTCCCAATGATTTATTGCTTGAACTCGACCAAATGGAATTTGTAGTCATCGAAACTAACCGAGTTGTAAAAGCAAAACAGCGTCCCCTTACGATTATTACATCAAACAATGAGCGCGAACTTCCAGATGCATTTTTACGTCGTTGTATATTTCATTATATTGAATTTCCATCAAAAGAACTCATGGAGCAGATAATCCGTGTTCACCTCCCGGACATTGACTCAACTCTCATTCAAACTGCCATGAAAACATTTTACAAGATTCGCCGTATGGAAGATATGAAGAAAAAACCTTCTACGAGTGAATTACTTGATTGGATTCAAATTCTTCTCTACCAAGGAGCAAACTTAAATCCAATGGATAAAATTCCATTTCTCGGCGCACTTGTTAAAAACGAAGAAGACTTATTGCAATACGCCGGTCAATTGCATGTTCCGCCTAAGGAGTAG